From a region of the Dickeya poaceiphila genome:
- the zapA gene encoding cell division protein ZapA yields MSAQPVDIQIFGRSLRVNCPPEQQDALNQAAEDLNQRLQDLKVRTRVTNTEQLVFIAALNVCHELAQERLKTRDYAANMEQRIRMLQQTIEQALLEQGRITERQGAQFE; encoded by the coding sequence ATGTCTGCACAACCGGTAGATATTCAGATTTTTGGCCGTTCGTTAAGAGTCAATTGTCCGCCAGAACAGCAGGATGCGCTGAATCAGGCTGCGGAGGATCTTAACCAGCGGTTGCAGGACCTTAAGGTGCGTACTAGGGTGACGAATACTGAGCAACTGGTGTTCATCGCGGCGCTTAATGTGTGCCATGAACTGGCGCAGGAGCGGTTGAAAACCCGCGATTATGCCGCCAATATGGAGCAGCGTATCCGCATGTTGCAGCAGACAATTGAACAGGCGTTGCTGGAGCAAGGCCGCATTACCGAGCGTCAGGGCGCGCAATTTGAGTAG
- the ubiH gene encoding 2-octaprenyl-6-methoxyphenyl hydroxylase, producing MTVMIVGGGMAGATLALAISHLSNGRVPVDLVEARSPQEHQHPGFDARAIALAQGTCMQLDAIGVWQTFAPVATPITSVHVSDRGHAGRVRLQASDYRVPALGHVVELHDVGKRLFSLLQQAPGVRLHCPATVVSMQREESSASLQLDNGTLLSGQLLVAADGSHSRLAQYAGIQRQHAPYEQVAVIANVTTAQAHQGRAYERFTEHGPLALLPMSKGRSSLVWCHPLSQQAEVDSWSDTQFRQQLQRAFGWRLGAITQVGERHSYPLALSTASRHISHRLALAGNAAQTLHPIAGQGFNLGLRDVMTLAETVVAAVEQQEDPGSQMVLQRYQRRRQPDQHTTVTLTDGLVRVFSNRLFPMEVGRNLGLMAMNGLPLLRDVLARRTLGWVER from the coding sequence ATGACGGTCATGATTGTCGGCGGCGGAATGGCAGGCGCAACGCTGGCGCTGGCGATCTCCCACCTGTCGAACGGTCGGGTTCCGGTAGACCTGGTCGAAGCCCGCTCGCCGCAAGAGCACCAGCACCCCGGTTTTGACGCCCGCGCCATTGCGCTGGCCCAGGGCACCTGTATGCAGTTGGACGCTATCGGCGTCTGGCAGACGTTCGCCCCCGTCGCCACCCCCATCACCAGCGTACACGTCAGTGACCGGGGTCACGCAGGGCGGGTACGGTTGCAGGCCAGCGATTACCGGGTACCGGCGCTAGGTCACGTGGTTGAACTACACGACGTCGGCAAACGATTGTTCTCGCTATTACAACAGGCGCCCGGCGTGCGATTGCATTGCCCGGCAACGGTAGTCAGTATGCAGCGGGAAGAGAGCAGCGCGTCACTGCAGTTGGACAACGGTACCCTGCTGAGCGGGCAACTGCTGGTGGCAGCCGATGGCTCTCACTCCCGGCTGGCACAGTACGCCGGTATCCAGCGGCAGCACGCGCCTTACGAACAGGTGGCTGTCATCGCCAATGTCACCACCGCGCAAGCACATCAGGGCCGCGCCTACGAGCGCTTCACCGAGCACGGTCCGCTGGCGCTGTTGCCAATGAGCAAAGGCCGCAGCTCACTGGTGTGGTGCCACCCGCTATCACAACAGGCCGAGGTGGATAGCTGGAGCGATACACAGTTTCGCCAGCAGTTGCAGCGGGCGTTTGGCTGGCGGCTGGGGGCGATAACCCAGGTCGGCGAGCGTCACAGTTATCCGCTGGCACTCTCGACCGCCAGCCGGCACATCAGCCACCGGTTGGCGCTGGCAGGCAATGCGGCGCAAACTCTGCACCCCATCGCCGGGCAAGGGTTCAACCTCGGTTTGCGCGACGTAATGACACTGGCGGAAACCGTGGTGGCCGCAGTCGAACAGCAGGAAGATCCGGGCAGCCAAATGGTGTTGCAACGCTATCAACGTCGCCGCCAGCCAGATCAGCACACCACGGTAACCTTGACCGACGGGCTGGTGCGCGTCTTCTCCAACCGCCTGTTTCCGATGGAAGTCGGGCGGAATCTGGGGCTGATGGCGATGAATGGCCTGCCGCTGCTGCGTGACGTGCTGGCACGGCGTACGCTGGGCTGGGTGGAACGTTAA
- the nadR gene encoding multifunctional transcriptional regulator/nicotinamide-nucleotide adenylyltransferase/ribosylnicotinamide kinase NadR — protein MSPYDYLKTAIRQKGCTLQQVADAAGMTKGYLSQLLNAKIKSPSAQKLESLHRFLGLEFPYQQKSIGVVFGKFYPLHTGHIYLIQRACSQVDELHVILGYDEPRDRLLFEHSSMSQQPTVSDRLRWLLQTFKYQKNIHIHAFNEQGMEPYPHGWDVWSRGIKQFMTEKGIDPRYVYTSEEQDAPQYKEHLGIETVLIDPKRSFMSISGAQIRQDPFRYWDYIPTEVKPFFVRTVAILGGESSGKSTLVNKLANIFNTTSAWEYGRDYVFSHLGGNEMALQYSDYDKIALGQAQYIDFAVKYANKVAFIDTDFITTQAFCKKYEGREHPFVQALIEEYRFDLVILLENNTPWVADGLRSLGSATDRKAFQDVLKNMLAENNVPYVHVTESDYDSRFLRCVELVQQMLGHDQQHPVPTVG, from the coding sequence ATGTCTCCCTACGATTACCTGAAAACAGCCATCAGACAAAAAGGCTGTACCCTGCAACAGGTCGCCGATGCCGCGGGTATGACCAAAGGCTATCTGAGCCAGTTGCTCAATGCCAAAATCAAAAGCCCCAGCGCCCAGAAGCTGGAGTCATTGCACCGTTTCCTGGGGTTGGAATTTCCTTACCAGCAAAAAAGCATCGGTGTCGTCTTCGGCAAATTCTACCCGCTGCACACCGGCCACATTTATCTGATTCAACGTGCCTGTAGCCAGGTGGACGAGCTGCACGTAATTCTCGGTTACGACGAGCCGCGCGATCGCCTGCTGTTTGAACACAGTTCCATGTCGCAACAACCCACCGTCAGTGACCGCCTGCGCTGGTTGCTGCAAACCTTCAAATATCAGAAAAATATTCACATTCACGCCTTCAACGAACAAGGTATGGAACCCTACCCGCACGGTTGGGACGTGTGGAGCCGCGGTATAAAACAGTTCATGACGGAAAAAGGCATCGACCCCCGCTACGTCTATACCAGCGAAGAGCAGGACGCGCCGCAGTACAAAGAGCATCTTGGCATCGAAACCGTGCTGATCGACCCGAAACGCTCGTTTATGAGCATCAGCGGCGCGCAGATCCGCCAGGACCCGTTCCGCTACTGGGACTATATCCCCACCGAGGTGAAGCCGTTTTTCGTGCGTACTGTGGCGATTCTGGGCGGCGAATCCAGCGGTAAGTCTACGCTGGTCAACAAGTTAGCTAATATCTTCAACACCACCAGCGCCTGGGAATATGGCCGCGACTATGTGTTCTCTCATCTGGGCGGCAACGAAATGGCGCTACAGTATTCCGATTACGACAAAATCGCGCTCGGTCAGGCACAGTACATTGATTTTGCAGTGAAATACGCCAACAAGGTGGCGTTTATCGACACTGACTTCATCACCACGCAGGCATTTTGCAAAAAATACGAAGGCCGGGAACACCCGTTCGTACAAGCGCTGATTGAAGAGTACCGCTTTGATCTGGTGATTCTGCTGGAGAACAACACCCCCTGGGTAGCGGACGGCCTGCGTAGCCTGGGCAGCGCGACAGATCGCAAAGCGTTTCAGGACGTGCTCAAGAATATGCTGGCAGAAAACAACGTGCCGTACGTTCATGTTACCGAATCCGACTACGACAGCCGCTTTCTGCGCTGTGTGGAACTGGTGCAACAGATGCTGGGACACGACCAGCAACACCCGGTGCCAACGGTGGGCTAA
- a CDS encoding YecA/YgfB family protein, protein MSIQNTLPGYEVIDQLLQQHQVALTAAEMHGLVSGMLCGGNHDDSWKTLTFELTNDGMAFPQTLAQPLQQLYQVTRDTLEDEGFMFQLFLPDDALEQVSIFDRADALAGWVNHFLLGLGVVQPRLDKTKGELKEAIDDLRNIAQLGYDEDEDKDELEQSLEEVIEYVRVAAIMCHNEFTRPVRTAPEQKKPTLH, encoded by the coding sequence ATGTCTATACAGAATACACTCCCCGGTTATGAAGTTATCGACCAGCTATTACAACAACATCAGGTTGCCCTGACCGCCGCCGAAATGCACGGTCTGGTCAGCGGTATGTTGTGCGGCGGCAACCACGACGATAGCTGGAAAACACTGACGTTCGAACTGACTAACGATGGTATGGCTTTCCCACAGACGTTGGCCCAACCATTACAACAACTGTATCAGGTGACCCGCGATACACTGGAAGACGAGGGTTTTATGTTCCAGTTGTTCCTGCCGGACGACGCGCTGGAACAGGTCAGCATCTTTGACCGCGCCGACGCGCTGGCCGGATGGGTCAACCATTTTCTGCTCGGCCTTGGTGTCGTCCAGCCGCGCCTTGACAAAACGAAAGGTGAGCTAAAAGAAGCGATTGACGACCTGCGCAATATTGCCCAGCTCGGCTACGACGAAGATGAAGACAAGGATGAACTGGAGCAGTCGCTGGAAGAAGTGATCGAATACGTACGGGTGGCGGCCATCATGTGCCATAACGAATTTACCCGCCCGGTAAGGACTGCGCCGGAACAGAAAAAACCGACGCTGCATTAA
- the pepP gene encoding Xaa-Pro aminopeptidase, with the protein MNQQEYLRRRLALLDKMAPGSAAILFAAPEVQRNADSDYPYRQNSDFWYFTGFNEPEAALLLIKSDENHHHSVLFNRVRDLTAEIWFGRRLGQEAAPAKLGVDRALPFSEIGEQLHLLLNGLDVVYHAQGEYAYADKLVFAALDTLRTGGTRKGFRAPATLTDWRPWVHDMRLFKSPAEIDILRRAGEISALAHTRAMEKCRPGMFEYQLEGEIHHEFNRHGARYPSYNTIVGSGENACILHYTENECQMRDGDLVLIDAGCEYQGYAGDITRTFPVNGKFTPAQRAIYDIVLESEVRAIEMFAPGRSIREVNEEVVRIMLRGLIKLGILQGDADTLFAEQAHRKFFMHGLSHWLGMDVHDVGDYGTADRGRPLEPGMVLTVEPGLYIAPDADVPPEYRGIGIRIEDDIVITATGNDVLTGNVVKDPDDIEALMAKAAAGYAS; encoded by the coding sequence ATGAACCAACAAGAATATCTCCGCCGTCGCCTGGCTCTGCTGGACAAAATGGCGCCCGGCAGCGCGGCGATTCTGTTCGCCGCGCCGGAAGTGCAGCGCAACGCGGACAGCGACTACCCTTACCGCCAGAACAGCGATTTCTGGTATTTCACCGGTTTTAATGAACCGGAAGCTGCGCTGCTGCTGATCAAGAGCGACGAAAATCACCACCACAGCGTGTTGTTTAACCGGGTGCGCGACCTCACCGCCGAAATCTGGTTCGGTCGTCGTCTCGGCCAGGAAGCCGCGCCGGCTAAACTGGGCGTGGACCGCGCGCTGCCGTTCAGCGAAATCGGCGAACAGCTGCATCTGCTGCTCAATGGTCTGGATGTGGTCTACCATGCGCAGGGTGAATACGCCTATGCCGACAAGCTGGTGTTCGCCGCGCTGGACACCCTGCGCACCGGCGGCACACGCAAGGGCTTTCGCGCGCCGGCCACCCTGACCGACTGGCGACCGTGGGTGCACGACATGCGCCTGTTTAAATCGCCGGCAGAAATCGACATCCTGCGCCGCGCCGGTGAAATTAGCGCGCTGGCCCACACCCGTGCGATGGAAAAATGCCGCCCCGGCATGTTTGAATACCAGTTGGAAGGGGAAATCCACCACGAATTCAACCGCCACGGCGCACGCTACCCATCTTATAACACCATTGTCGGCAGCGGCGAAAACGCCTGCATCCTGCACTACACCGAAAACGAATGTCAGATGCGCGACGGCGATCTGGTGCTGATCGACGCCGGATGCGAATACCAGGGCTACGCGGGCGATATCACCCGCACATTCCCGGTCAACGGCAAATTCACCCCGGCGCAGCGCGCAATTTACGATATCGTGCTGGAATCGGAAGTGCGCGCTATTGAGATGTTCGCGCCGGGCCGTAGCATCCGCGAAGTGAATGAAGAAGTGGTGCGCATCATGCTGCGCGGCCTGATCAAACTCGGTATCCTGCAAGGCGATGCAGATACCCTGTTCGCCGAACAGGCGCACCGTAAGTTCTTTATGCACGGTCTGAGCCACTGGCTCGGCATGGATGTGCATGACGTTGGCGACTACGGCACCGCTGATCGTGGCCGGCCACTGGAGCCGGGCATGGTGCTGACAGTAGAACCGGGCCTGTACATCGCGCCGGATGCTGATGTACCGCCGGAGTATCGCGGTATTGGCATTCGCATCGAAGACGATATTGTGATCACCGCAACCGGCAATGACGTGCTGACCGGAAACGTAGTGAAAGATCCGGATGACATCGAAGCATTGATGGCAAAAGCAGCAGCAGGATACGCCTCATGA
- a CDS encoding YagU family protein: MQARTIKEKIILAVVVGIIAGIICAIAKFGWEIPFPPRTPARDLTNPPQQLLQQLGMSFDLSHLTYLFNGNPRPIMSFIMHFGFSITFSVLYCVAAEFWPRIKLWQGAFYGLVLWVVFHVVLLPLFGTVPAPWDQPFAEHFSEIFGHMFCFWVAELARRDLRNRITHQSEDNTLTTQHAH, translated from the coding sequence ATGCAAGCTCGTACTATTAAGGAAAAAATCATACTGGCAGTGGTGGTTGGCATTATTGCCGGCATCATTTGCGCGATTGCCAAATTTGGCTGGGAAATCCCCTTCCCGCCTCGTACCCCGGCAAGGGATCTCACCAACCCGCCTCAGCAATTATTACAGCAGCTTGGCATGTCGTTTGATCTCTCCCACCTGACATATCTGTTCAATGGTAACCCACGGCCTATCATGAGCTTCATCATGCACTTCGGCTTCTCAATTACCTTTAGCGTGCTTTATTGCGTAGCGGCGGAATTCTGGCCACGCATCAAACTGTGGCAGGGTGCGTTCTACGGCCTGGTGCTCTGGGTGGTGTTCCATGTCGTGCTGCTGCCATTATTCGGTACTGTACCTGCGCCATGGGACCAGCCATTCGCCGAACACTTTTCAGAAATTTTCGGCCACATGTTCTGTTTCTGGGTAGCGGAGCTGGCACGGCGTGACCTGCGTAACCGTATCACCCATCAGTCAGAAGACAACACATTGACCACGCAACACGCGCACTGA
- the radA gene encoding DNA repair protein RadA has protein sequence MAKAVKRAFVCNECGANYPRWQGQCSACHAWNTITEVRLAAASSSSRSDRFSGYAGDSGNVSRVQKLSEISLEALPRFSTGFQEFDRVLGGGVVPGSAILIGGNPGAGKSTLLLQTLCKLAEQMKTLYVTGEESLQQVAMRAHRLGLPAQHINMLSETSIEQICLIAEQEQPKLMVIDSIQVMHLADIQSSPGSVAQVRETAAYLTRFAKTRGVAIIMVGHVTKDGSLAGPKVLEHCIDCSVLLDGDADSRFRTLRSHKNRFGAVNELGVFAMTEQGLREVSNPSAIFLSRGDEITSGSSVMVVWEGTRPLLVEIQALVDQSMMANPRRVAVGLEQNRLAILLAVLHRHGGLQMSDQDVFVNVVGGVKVTETSADLALLLSLVSSFRDRPLPQDLVVFGEVGLAGEIRPVPSGQERITEAAKHGFKRAIVPFANMPKKPPANMQVMGAKKLSDALAILDDL, from the coding sequence ATGGCCAAAGCCGTCAAACGCGCCTTTGTCTGTAATGAATGCGGGGCCAACTATCCACGTTGGCAAGGGCAATGCAGCGCCTGTCACGCCTGGAACACCATCACCGAAGTGCGTCTGGCCGCCGCGTCCTCCTCATCACGCAGCGACCGTTTCTCCGGCTACGCCGGAGACAGCGGCAACGTCAGCCGGGTGCAAAAACTTTCAGAAATCAGCCTGGAGGCGCTGCCGCGCTTCTCCACCGGTTTTCAGGAGTTTGACCGGGTGTTGGGCGGCGGTGTGGTCCCCGGCAGCGCCATTCTGATCGGCGGCAATCCCGGCGCCGGCAAAAGTACCCTGTTGCTGCAAACTCTGTGCAAGCTGGCCGAACAGATGAAAACCCTGTATGTCACCGGCGAGGAATCGCTCCAGCAGGTGGCGATGCGCGCCCACCGTCTTGGCCTGCCCGCCCAGCACATCAACATGCTGTCGGAAACCAGCATCGAGCAAATCTGCCTGATTGCCGAGCAGGAACAGCCGAAACTGATGGTGATCGACTCCATTCAGGTGATGCATCTGGCAGATATCCAGTCGTCTCCCGGCAGCGTAGCGCAGGTGCGGGAAACCGCTGCCTACCTGACACGCTTTGCGAAAACCCGCGGTGTCGCCATCATCATGGTCGGCCACGTCACCAAAGACGGTTCGCTGGCTGGTCCGAAAGTGCTGGAACACTGTATCGACTGTTCAGTGCTGCTGGACGGCGACGCCGATTCTCGTTTCCGTACCCTGCGCAGCCACAAAAACCGTTTTGGCGCCGTCAACGAACTGGGCGTATTCGCCATGACCGAGCAGGGGTTGCGTGAAGTCAGTAATCCATCCGCTATCTTCCTGAGCCGGGGCGATGAAATCACCTCAGGCAGTTCGGTGATGGTGGTGTGGGAAGGTACCCGGCCACTGCTGGTAGAAATTCAGGCGCTGGTGGACCAGTCGATGATGGCGAACCCACGCCGGGTCGCGGTCGGGTTGGAACAGAACCGATTGGCTATCTTGCTGGCGGTGCTGCATCGCCACGGCGGGTTGCAAATGTCGGATCAGGACGTGTTCGTCAACGTGGTGGGCGGCGTCAAGGTAACGGAAACCAGCGCCGACCTGGCGCTGCTGCTGTCGCTGGTGTCCAGCTTCCGCGACCGACCGCTGCCGCAGGATCTGGTGGTGTTCGGCGAAGTCGGACTGGCCGGAGAAATCCGCCCGGTGCCGAGCGGCCAGGAGCGTATTACCGAAGCGGCCAAGCATGGCTTTAAGCGTGCCATCGTACCGTTTGCCAATATGCCGAAAAAACCACCCGCCAATATGCAGGTGATGGGCGCGAAAAAACTGTCGGACGCCCTGGCGATCCTGGATGATCTGTAA
- a CDS encoding 5-formyltetrahydrofolate cyclo-ligase has product MNSASASSSLSPVASLRQHIRQQVRQRRRALSSDQQADFSRQAAERVMEHARLGDARRVAVFLSFDGELNTQPLIEMLWQRQKQVYLPVLHPFCRGHLLFLLYAPDTELVWNRLKIQEPRLDVRQVLPVEQLDVLLTPLVAFDANGQRLGMGGGFYDRTLQHWQARGPYPIGLAHDCQQVDALPVESWDVPLPEIITPSHHWCW; this is encoded by the coding sequence ATGAACTCAGCCAGTGCATCTTCCAGTCTTTCTCCCGTTGCATCATTACGCCAGCACATTCGTCAGCAGGTTCGTCAACGTCGCCGTGCGTTAAGCTCTGATCAGCAGGCGGATTTTTCCCGTCAGGCCGCAGAGCGGGTGATGGAACACGCACGCCTTGGCGATGCCAGACGGGTGGCGGTGTTTTTGTCATTTGACGGTGAACTGAATACCCAGCCGTTAATCGAGATGCTATGGCAGCGGCAAAAACAGGTTTATCTGCCGGTGTTACACCCGTTCTGCCGTGGGCATCTGCTGTTTTTACTCTATGCGCCGGATACTGAGCTGGTGTGGAATCGACTGAAGATTCAGGAGCCGCGGCTGGATGTACGTCAGGTATTGCCGGTTGAGCAGTTGGATGTGCTGCTGACACCGCTGGTCGCATTCGATGCCAACGGGCAGCGGCTTGGCATGGGCGGCGGATTTTATGACCGCACGTTGCAACACTGGCAAGCGCGCGGCCCATACCCTATCGGGCTGGCGCATGACTGCCAGCAGGTGGATGCATTACCGGTGGAAAGCTGGGACGTGCCGTTGCCGGAAATCATCACGCCTTCCCATCACTGGTGCTGGTAA
- a CDS encoding YtjB family periplasmic protein has translation MVRARIKFRLHRTAIVLICLALLVILLQGASYFSLSHQMARSEQVEELARTLARQVAFNLTPLLESNSDNSSRIEETLHQLTDHSRILDAALYLQDGTLVARAGEQVEVRDRLALDGSRAGSYFNHQLVEPVNSKDGPIGFLRITLDTHVLATEARQVDNTTNILRLMIMMALAIGIILARTLLQHRRSRWQQSPYLLTANASSQDDEPANDDSSTNDDSPTTQDEDKLHKP, from the coding sequence ATGGTTCGGGCCAGGATTAAATTTCGCTTACATCGTACGGCCATTGTGCTGATCTGTCTGGCTTTGCTGGTGATATTGCTGCAGGGCGCGTCCTATTTCAGTCTCAGTCATCAGATGGCCCGTTCCGAGCAAGTGGAGGAACTGGCGCGCACGCTGGCGCGTCAGGTGGCGTTTAATTTGACGCCGTTGCTGGAGAGCAATAGCGACAACAGCAGCAGGATTGAGGAAACGCTGCACCAGCTTACCGATCACAGCCGAATTCTGGATGCCGCCTTGTACTTGCAGGACGGCACGCTGGTGGCGCGTGCGGGTGAACAGGTGGAAGTACGTGACCGGCTGGCGCTGGATGGCAGCCGCGCCGGCAGCTATTTCAATCACCAGTTGGTCGAACCTGTCAACAGTAAGGACGGGCCGATTGGCTTTCTGCGCATTACACTGGATACCCATGTGCTGGCGACGGAAGCCCGTCAGGTGGACAACACCACCAACATCCTGCGATTGATGATTATGATGGCGCTGGCTATCGGCATTATTTTGGCCCGCACCTTGTTGCAACATCGCCGCTCCCGCTGGCAACAGTCGCCTTACCTGTTGACCGCGAATGCCTCGTCGCAGGATGATGAACCGGCCAACGACGATAGCTCAACTAACGACGATAGCCCAACTACGCAGGACGAGGACAAACTCCATAAACCCTGA
- the serB gene encoding phosphoserine phosphatase, producing MSNRLTYSDLPDEINCWPNLPLSLSDDEVMPLDYRAGNTGWLMYGDVLDKYLLSRIQRRLDDPLVIVSAWSVDDYQVVRLAGTLTPRITKVAHELGLDVAPMGNTPSLRSPGLLVMDMDSTAIQIECIDEIAKLAGTGEQVAEVTERAMRGELDFAASLRQRVGTLKGADANILRQVRDTLPLMPGLRNMVRQLQDAGWHLAIASGGFTYFADYLRDELGLVAAVANEMGMRDGKLTGEVIGPIIDAKYKADTLRQLAEKLDIPPHQTVAIGDGANDLLMIKAAGLGIAYHAKPKVNEQSTVSIRHADLTGVLCILSGSLRHEKS from the coding sequence ATGTCGAACCGTTTGACCTATAGCGATCTGCCCGATGAGATCAACTGCTGGCCAAATTTGCCGCTGTCGCTGAGTGACGACGAAGTCATGCCGCTCGACTATCGCGCCGGCAATACCGGTTGGCTGATGTACGGCGATGTGCTCGACAAGTATCTGCTATCCCGCATCCAGCGTCGTCTGGATGACCCGCTGGTGATTGTCAGCGCCTGGAGCGTAGACGACTATCAGGTGGTGCGGTTGGCGGGCACCCTGACGCCGCGCATCACCAAAGTCGCTCACGAACTGGGGCTGGACGTCGCGCCGATGGGCAATACCCCAAGTTTACGTTCTCCCGGCCTGCTGGTAATGGACATGGATTCCACCGCCATCCAGATCGAATGTATCGATGAAATCGCCAAACTGGCAGGCACCGGTGAGCAGGTAGCGGAAGTGACCGAGCGCGCCATGCGCGGCGAGCTGGATTTCGCGGCCAGCCTGCGCCAACGCGTCGGCACGCTGAAAGGCGCCGATGCCAACATTCTGCGTCAGGTGCGGGATACGCTGCCGTTAATGCCGGGGTTGAGAAACATGGTCAGGCAGTTGCAAGACGCGGGCTGGCACCTGGCCATCGCGTCCGGCGGTTTCACCTATTTCGCCGACTACCTGCGCGACGAACTTGGGCTGGTGGCGGCGGTCGCCAATGAAATGGGGATGCGCGACGGCAAACTGACCGGTGAAGTAATAGGCCCAATCATTGATGCGAAATATAAAGCGGATACGCTGCGTCAGTTGGCGGAAAAACTGGACATTCCACCTCATCAGACGGTCGCCATCGGCGATGGCGCCAACGATCTACTGATGATAAAAGCAGCCGGTCTGGGCATCGCCTACCATGCCAAACCCAAGGTCAACGAGCAGAGCACGGTCAGCATTCGCCACGCCGACTTGACCGGCGTATTGTGCATTCTCAGTGGTAGCCTGAGACACGAAAAAAGCTGA
- the ubiI gene encoding FAD-dependent 2-octaprenylphenol hydroxylase — MQSFDVVIAGGGMVGLALACGLQGSGLNVAVLEKQAATAPSATGPHALRVSAINAASETLLRKLNVWPGIAAQRLSPYNDMYVWDKDSFGNIRFCGEEFGFSHLGHIVENDVIQWALWQQAAQSRDITLLAPAALRQVAWGETEAFITLEDGNMLTARLVVGADGAHSWLRQHADIPLTFWDYGHHALVANIRTEQPHGATASQVFHGDGILAFLPLSDPHLSSIVWSLPPERARQMCELPAGEFARQLAITFDMRLGLCQLESDRQTFPLTARYARSFAAHRLVLTGDAAHTIHPLAGQGVNLGFMDVAELIAELKRLQAQGKDIGQHLYLRRYERRRKHSAAMMLASMQGFRTLFAGSHPVSSLLRDIGLKLADTLPGVKPTLVRQAMGLNDLPDWLNHAS; from the coding sequence ATGCAATCATTTGATGTGGTCATCGCGGGTGGAGGAATGGTCGGGTTGGCACTGGCCTGTGGTTTGCAAGGCAGCGGCCTGAACGTCGCGGTGCTGGAAAAGCAGGCGGCCACGGCACCATCGGCAACCGGTCCGCACGCGCTGCGCGTATCCGCCATCAATGCCGCCAGCGAAACGCTGCTGCGTAAGCTCAACGTCTGGCCGGGCATTGCCGCACAACGGCTGAGTCCCTACAACGACATGTACGTTTGGGATAAAGACAGCTTCGGCAATATTCGTTTTTGCGGTGAAGAGTTTGGGTTTTCCCACCTCGGCCACATAGTCGAAAACGATGTCATCCAGTGGGCATTGTGGCAACAGGCAGCCCAATCGCGGGATATCACTCTGCTGGCGCCCGCTGCACTGCGGCAGGTGGCCTGGGGCGAAACGGAAGCCTTCATTACACTGGAAGACGGCAACATGCTCACTGCCCGGTTGGTGGTGGGAGCAGACGGCGCACACTCCTGGCTGCGCCAGCACGCTGATATTCCACTCACTTTTTGGGATTACGGCCATCATGCGCTGGTCGCCAACATCCGGACTGAACAGCCGCACGGCGCTACCGCCAGTCAGGTATTCCACGGCGACGGTATTCTGGCATTTCTGCCGCTCAGCGACCCGCATCTTAGTTCGATAGTCTGGTCGCTGCCGCCAGAACGTGCCCGACAAATGTGCGAGCTGCCTGCCGGGGAGTTTGCCAGACAACTGGCAATCACCTTCGATATGCGGCTGGGGCTGTGCCAGTTAGAGAGTGACCGCCAAACCTTCCCGCTTACCGCGCGTTATGCCCGCAGCTTTGCGGCTCACCGGCTGGTGCTGACGGGCGATGCGGCACACACCATTCATCCGCTGGCGGGTCAGGGCGTCAACCTCGGTTTTATGGACGTGGCGGAGCTGATTGCCGAACTCAAACGGTTACAGGCGCAAGGTAAAGACATCGGCCAGCACCTGTATCTGCGACGTTACGAACGGCGTCGCAAACACAGTGCGGCCATGATGCTGGCGAGTATGCAGGGCTTTCGTACCCTGTTCGCCGGTTCACACCCGGTTAGCAGCCTGCTGCGTGATATCGGCCTGAAGCTGGCGGACACACTGCCAGGCGTCAAGCCGACGCTGGTACGTCAGGCGATGGGGCTTAACGATCTCCCTGACTGGCTGAACCACGCCAGTTAA